One Pseudomonas abieticivorans genomic region harbors:
- a CDS encoding MFS transporter, with protein MIQTNSSRLAQAAGASVGDKVRGALAIGKTRWGMLALVFFATTLNYIDRAALGVMQPILAKEMSWTAMDYANINFWFQVGYAIGFVLQGRLIDKVGVKRVFFCAVLLWSLATGAHGLATSAVGFMVCRFILGMTEAANYPACVKTTRLWFPAGERAVATGIFNAGTNVGAMITPVLLPLILTVWGWQAAFLAISFLGLTWAVLWARNYYDPENHPSVNKAELEYVTGEPEPNQAAVPFHRILRMRGTWAFAVAYFLTAPVFWFYLYWLPPFLNQQYHLGINVTQMGIPLIIIYLSADFGSVGGGILSSWLIGRGVSPVKARMTSMLMFALCIVAVVFAAGTANLWVAVLAISLAIAAHQAWTANIWSMVMDYTPKHMMSTVFGFGGMCAAIGGMFMTQIVGYILTATNNNYTVLFMIIPGMYFIALAWLYFMAPRKVPVVQEG; from the coding sequence ATGATCCAGACCAATTCATCTCGCCTGGCCCAAGCGGCCGGCGCCAGCGTCGGCGACAAAGTGCGCGGCGCCCTGGCCATCGGCAAAACCCGCTGGGGCATGCTCGCCCTGGTGTTCTTCGCCACTACCCTGAACTACATCGACCGCGCCGCCCTGGGCGTGATGCAGCCCATCCTGGCCAAGGAGATGAGCTGGACGGCGATGGATTATGCCAACATCAACTTCTGGTTCCAGGTGGGCTACGCCATCGGCTTCGTGCTGCAGGGTCGGCTGATCGACAAAGTCGGCGTCAAGCGCGTGTTCTTCTGCGCCGTGTTGCTGTGGAGCCTGGCGACTGGCGCCCATGGCCTGGCCACCTCGGCGGTGGGGTTCATGGTGTGCCGCTTCATTCTCGGCATGACGGAAGCAGCCAACTACCCGGCCTGCGTCAAGACCACCCGGCTGTGGTTCCCAGCCGGCGAGCGCGCGGTGGCCACCGGCATCTTCAACGCCGGCACCAACGTCGGCGCGATGATCACCCCGGTGCTGCTGCCGTTGATCCTCACCGTGTGGGGCTGGCAGGCGGCGTTCCTGGCCATCTCTTTCCTGGGCCTGACCTGGGCCGTGCTGTGGGCGCGCAACTACTACGACCCGGAAAACCACCCCAGCGTGAACAAGGCCGAGCTTGAGTACGTGACCGGCGAGCCGGAGCCGAACCAGGCCGCCGTGCCGTTCCACCGCATCTTGCGCATGCGCGGCACCTGGGCTTTCGCCGTCGCGTATTTCCTGACCGCGCCGGTGTTCTGGTTCTACCTGTACTGGCTGCCGCCGTTCCTCAACCAGCAATACCACCTGGGCATCAACGTGACCCAGATGGGCATCCCGCTGATCATCATTTACCTGAGCGCCGACTTCGGCAGCGTGGGCGGCGGTATCCTGTCCTCGTGGCTGATAGGCCGCGGCGTGTCGCCGGTGAAGGCGCGCATGACGTCGATGTTGATGTTTGCCCTGTGCATCGTCGCCGTGGTGTTTGCTGCGGGCACGGCCAACCTGTGGGTGGCGGTGCTGGCGATTTCCCTGGCGATTGCCGCGCACCAGGCCTGGACCGCGAACATCTGGAGCATGGTGATGGACTACACGCCCAAACACATGATGAGCACGGTGTTCGGCTTTGGCGGCATGTGCGCGGCGATTGGCGGGATGTTCATGACGCAGATCGTGGGCTACATCCTGACCGCGACGAACAACAACTACACGGTGTTGTTCATGATCATTCCGGGGATGTACTTCATTGCACTGGCGTGGTTGTACTTCATGGCGCCGCGCAAGGTGCCGGTGGTTCAGGAAGGTTAA
- a CDS encoding IclR family transcriptional regulator: MAGSQIERAFSLLESLTSDPRGLPMQTLAEQLDIPKSATHRMLGELVRLGYVRQNPENSRYHLSTKLVALGFQYLACSGADIVQPILDRLAQETGELVRLGVIDGERQTWIAKAQGARSGLRYDPEMGRDAPLFYTASGHAWLASLSDSQALALVEAQGIAKREDFGPNAPADNAALLERLRLARERGYAWVNESSAIGTSALAAVVRHPQDGHVLGVLSVAGPTARLSEAKLHDWAPVLLAAAVELSQACPASELFN; encoded by the coding sequence GCCGGCAGTCAGATCGAACGCGCTTTCAGCCTTCTGGAAAGCCTTACCAGCGACCCGCGCGGGCTGCCCATGCAGACCCTCGCCGAGCAGTTGGACATTCCCAAGAGCGCTACCCACCGCATGCTCGGCGAGCTAGTGCGCCTGGGCTATGTGCGCCAGAACCCCGAGAATAGCCGCTACCACCTGAGCACCAAGCTGGTGGCCTTGGGGTTCCAGTACTTGGCCTGCAGTGGCGCCGATATCGTGCAGCCGATCCTCGATCGCCTGGCCCAGGAAACCGGCGAGTTGGTGCGCCTGGGGGTGATCGATGGCGAGCGGCAAACCTGGATCGCCAAGGCCCAGGGCGCCCGCTCGGGCCTGCGTTACGACCCGGAGATGGGCCGCGACGCGCCGCTGTTCTACACCGCCTCCGGGCATGCCTGGCTGGCCAGCCTAAGTGATAGCCAGGCGTTGGCGCTGGTGGAGGCCCAGGGGATCGCCAAGCGCGAAGACTTCGGCCCCAATGCGCCGGCAGACAACGCCGCGTTGCTGGAGCGCCTGCGCCTGGCCCGCGAACGCGGCTATGCCTGGGTCAACGAGAGTTCGGCCATTGGCACCTCGGCGTTGGCGGCGGTGGTGCGCCACCCACAGGATGGGCATGTGCTGGGCGTGCTCAGCGTGGCCGGGCCGACGGCACGCTTGAGCGAAGCCAAATTGCATGACTGGGCGCCGGTGTTGCTGGCGGCGGCGGTGGAGTTGTCGCAGGCGTGCCCGGCTTCAGAGTTATTCAACTGA
- a CDS encoding sugar phosphate isomerase/epimerase family protein has protein sequence MTDRIISLAALTVLELSPPDMVEVAARAGYSHVGLRTEPATAEEYHFPLVRDAELRRQTAARLRDTGIKVLDIEILRLKPDTVVADFAAHLAVGAEFGATELLVAGNDPDEARLTERFAQLCDLARPYGIRPHLEFMPWTDAKDLAQAMRIVENAGRENACVLVDAFHFDRSASRLHDLKALPAFRTHYVQLCDVAGPRPYDMAEILRQARNERRFPGQGDCDLVGLLQALPADLPVSLEIPTRQLLEQGISALERAQMAIDSAREVLARV, from the coding sequence TTGACCGATCGCATCATTTCCCTGGCTGCCCTGACCGTGCTCGAGCTGTCGCCCCCCGACATGGTCGAAGTGGCTGCCCGTGCCGGCTACAGCCACGTGGGCCTGCGCACCGAGCCTGCGACCGCAGAGGAATATCACTTCCCGCTGGTGCGCGACGCCGAACTGCGCCGCCAGACTGCCGCGCGCCTGCGTGACACTGGCATCAAGGTGCTCGACATCGAGATCCTGCGGCTCAAGCCCGATACCGTGGTGGCGGACTTTGCCGCGCACTTGGCCGTGGGTGCCGAGTTTGGCGCCACCGAGTTGCTGGTGGCCGGCAATGACCCGGACGAGGCGCGGCTCACCGAGCGCTTTGCGCAACTGTGCGACTTGGCGCGGCCCTACGGGATACGCCCGCACCTGGAATTCATGCCCTGGACCGATGCCAAGGACCTGGCCCAGGCCATGCGCATTGTCGAGAACGCTGGGCGGGAAAACGCTTGCGTGCTGGTCGACGCCTTCCACTTCGACCGTTCGGCCTCGCGCCTGCACGACCTGAAGGCCTTGCCGGCCTTCCGCACGCACTACGTGCAATTGTGCGACGTGGCAGGCCCGCGACCGTACGACATGGCCGAAATCCTGCGCCAGGCGCGCAACGAACGGCGCTTCCCGGGGCAGGGTGACTGTGACCTGGTGGGGTTGTTGCAGGCGCTGCCGGCGGATCTGCCGGTGAGCCTGGAGATCCCCACGCGCCAGTTGCTGGAGCAGGGGATCAGTGCGCTGGAGCGGGCGCAGATGGCGATCGACAGCGCGCGGGAAGTGTTGGCGCGGGTGTAA